The Tubulanus polymorphus chromosome 1, tnTubPoly1.2, whole genome shotgun sequence genome contains a region encoding:
- the LOC141914926 gene encoding uncharacterized protein LOC141914926 isoform X1, with product MIRHRQLWIFGFALVWVYAVFLQSTDAGLCPLGCFEKINGDSCECSRDLEPVEASRHINVERRQYPDGMDKRINGFLDEDVDSEDLITPRRSTGYLLKKRPRKLRRFREARTECPNYCTGVKTENGRTVCECKSGRRLAIFGAGSKGIGKNAKPSYRECIVSGDPSKYLCVPISDKECICYERE from the exons ATGATAAGACACAGACAACTATGGATTTTTGGATTCGCCTTAGTTTGGG TTTACGCGGTCTTCCTACAAAGCACAGATGCAG GTTTGTGTCCATTAGGTTGTTTTGAAAAGATAAATGGCGATTCTTGTGAATGTTCCAGag aTTTGGAACCGGTCGAGGCTAGCCGACATATAAACGTGGAGAGGCGGCAGTATCCGGATGGTATGGACAAACGTATAAACGGTTTTCTCGACGAAGACGTGGATTCCGAAGACTTGATAACCCCCCGTAGAAGTACGGGGTATCTATTGAAAA AACGACCGAGAAAACTTCGCCGGTTTCGTGAAGCGCGCACAGAATGCCCCAACTACTGTACTGGAgtaaaaactgaaaatggCCGTACAGTTTGCGAATGCAAATCGGGCCGACGATTGGCGATATTTGGAGCAGGTTCGAAAGGCATAGGCAAAAACGCGAAGCCTTCTTATCGAGAATGCATCGTTTCTGGCGATCCGTCGAAATATTTGTGTGTTCCTATCAGCGACAAGGAGTGCATCTGCTATGAAAGAGAATAA
- the LOC141914567 gene encoding actin-binding Rho-activating protein-like — protein MAAPTSWDRRALGKSKGVTSRISQWNKKADEHHQKQLINPFSEWQGASHRDKLSKDDPDYGKPVAGSSTERRGQQAGSHISREIIELCEIISDVGERQRDGTWCIRFGTLFDTYTKISNKLVGMLMRARKQRLIDFEGEMLFQRRDDEVLIHLLVNPFEFEEIN, from the coding sequence ATGGCGGCGCCGACTTCCTGGGATCGAAGAGCCCTCGGCAAATCGAAAGGCGTAACGAGTAGAATTTCGCAGTGGAACAAGAAAGCCGACGAGCACCACCAAAAGCAACTGATCAACCCGTTTTCGGAATGGCAGGGCGCTTCGCACCGGGACAAACTGTCCAAAGACGATCCCGATTACGGCAAACCAGTCGCCGGGTCATCCACCGAGCGGAGAGGGCAACAGGCCGGGAGCCATATCAGCCGCGAAATCATAGAACTGTGCGAGATCATCTCTGACGTCGGGGAGCGCCAACGAGACGGGACGTGGTGTATCCGTTTCGGAACTCTGTTCGACACGTACACGAAAATATCGAATAAGCTCGTCGGTATGTTGATGCGAGCGCGAAAACAACGACTTATAGATTTCGAGGGCGAGATGCTGTTTCAAAGGAGAGACGACGAGGTCCTCATACATCTGTTGGTGAACCCATTCGAATTTGAGGAGATCAATTGA
- the LOC141914926 gene encoding uncharacterized protein LOC141914926 isoform X2 produces MIRHRQLWIFGFALVWVYAVFLQSTDADLEPVEASRHINVERRQYPDGMDKRINGFLDEDVDSEDLITPRRSTGYLLKKRPRKLRRFREARTECPNYCTGVKTENGRTVCECKSGRRLAIFGAGSKGIGKNAKPSYRECIVSGDPSKYLCVPISDKECICYERE; encoded by the exons ATGATAAGACACAGACAACTATGGATTTTTGGATTCGCCTTAGTTTGGG TTTACGCGGTCTTCCTACAAAGCACAGATGCAG aTTTGGAACCGGTCGAGGCTAGCCGACATATAAACGTGGAGAGGCGGCAGTATCCGGATGGTATGGACAAACGTATAAACGGTTTTCTCGACGAAGACGTGGATTCCGAAGACTTGATAACCCCCCGTAGAAGTACGGGGTATCTATTGAAAA AACGACCGAGAAAACTTCGCCGGTTTCGTGAAGCGCGCACAGAATGCCCCAACTACTGTACTGGAgtaaaaactgaaaatggCCGTACAGTTTGCGAATGCAAATCGGGCCGACGATTGGCGATATTTGGAGCAGGTTCGAAAGGCATAGGCAAAAACGCGAAGCCTTCTTATCGAGAATGCATCGTTTCTGGCGATCCGTCGAAATATTTGTGTGTTCCTATCAGCGACAAGGAGTGCATCTGCTATGAAAGAGAATAA